In Pirellulales bacterium, one DNA window encodes the following:
- a CDS encoding ABC transporter ATP-binding protein: MIELTDFTKHYGEFKAVDGLNLKIEAGEMFGFIGPNGAGKSTTIRFLSTLLKATRGEGVINGHSVTRDPLGVRRSVGYMPDNFGVYDGMKVWEFLDFFAVAYLIPRDRRKQVICDVLELLDLTHKRDDFVNGLSRGMKQRLCLAKTLVHDPPVLILDEPSSGLDPRARMEFKALMKELRRMGKTILISSHILSELADCCTSVGIIERGQLLLHGPIEEVYRRIRRNRLIEIKFVDRMDIGLSIIRSMPETRDVRVEDHRATVELQGDDAKVAELLEHLMREGVRVRSYADKDPTLEDVFMLVTKGLVN; the protein is encoded by the coding sequence ATGATCGAACTCACCGATTTCACGAAGCACTACGGCGAATTCAAAGCCGTCGATGGCTTGAATTTGAAGATCGAGGCGGGGGAGATGTTCGGTTTCATCGGCCCGAACGGGGCGGGCAAGAGCACCACGATCCGCTTTCTGTCGACGCTGCTCAAAGCCACTCGCGGAGAAGGCGTGATCAACGGCCACAGCGTGACGCGCGATCCGCTCGGCGTTCGCCGCAGCGTCGGCTATATGCCCGACAATTTCGGCGTCTATGATGGGATGAAAGTCTGGGAGTTCTTGGATTTTTTCGCTGTGGCCTATCTCATCCCGCGCGACCGGCGCAAGCAGGTCATCTGCGATGTGCTCGAGCTTTTGGATCTCACGCACAAGCGCGACGATTTCGTCAACGGCCTGTCGCGCGGCATGAAGCAGCGGCTGTGCCTCGCCAAGACGCTCGTGCACGATCCGCCGGTGCTGATCCTCGACGAGCCGTCGAGCGGCCTCGATCCGCGGGCCCGCATGGAGTTCAAGGCGCTGATGAAAGAGCTCCGCCGCATGGGCAAGACGATTCTCATCTCGAGCCATATCTTGAGCGAGTTGGCCGATTGCTGCACTTCGGTCGGCATCATCGAGCGCGGCCAATTGCTGCTGCACGGGCCGATCGAAGAGGTGTATCGCCGCATCCGCCGCAATCGGCTGATCGAGATCAAATTCGTCGACCGCATGGACATCGGCCTATCGATCATTCGCAGCATGCCGGAAACGCGCGATGTGCGCGTCGAAGACCATCGGGCGACAGTCGAACTCCAAGGCGACGATGCGAAAGTGGCCGAACTGCTCGAGCACCTGATGCGCGAAGGCGTGCGCGTGCGCAGCTATGCCGACAAGGATCCGACGCTGGAAGACGTGTTCATGCTAGTAACCAAGGGGCTGGTGAATT
- a CDS encoding efflux RND transporter periplasmic adaptor subunit — protein MTSKFTKLFLPLLAIVMLVFSVWHVMRAQQTAPKPPPPIEPPRTPFSQTVAGAGIVEAETENIAIGSALPGVVLEVYVPVEKVGQRVKAGDKLFLVDTRALEALLKFQEANLASANAQLELNEASLRLAKATNERFKTLFKGNSGAVSELQLDQYQAQEDQAVANINLSRAAIQQAEAQIGQTKTDIGRCLVRAPVDGKVLQVNLRPGEYVGTPPSQALLLLGSVHNLNVRVDIDENDIPRAYPYFRPGVPAFASPRGDPSKRFPMRFVRVEPYVIPKQSLTGDNTERVDTRVLQVIYQVDRDEPGLFVGMQVDVFLDTSGDVDTAPTDSPAIPTTPPEGAAQPSQAKLAPSSVKGVVPPAKKRNHPLPQGNGGAR, from the coding sequence GTGACATCGAAATTCACCAAGTTGTTTCTGCCGCTGTTGGCAATTGTCATGCTCGTGTTTTCAGTGTGGCATGTGATGCGGGCGCAGCAAACCGCCCCCAAACCTCCGCCGCCGATCGAACCGCCGCGCACCCCGTTCAGTCAAACCGTGGCCGGGGCCGGAATCGTCGAGGCCGAAACGGAGAATATCGCCATCGGCTCGGCGCTACCCGGTGTGGTGCTCGAAGTCTACGTGCCGGTGGAAAAAGTCGGGCAGCGCGTGAAGGCGGGCGACAAATTGTTCCTTGTCGACACCCGGGCTCTCGAAGCCCTGCTCAAATTTCAAGAAGCGAATCTCGCTTCCGCCAATGCCCAACTCGAACTCAACGAAGCCTCGCTGCGCCTCGCCAAGGCGACCAACGAGCGATTCAAGACCCTCTTCAAGGGAAATTCCGGCGCGGTCAGCGAGTTGCAGTTGGACCAGTACCAGGCGCAGGAAGACCAGGCCGTCGCGAATATCAATCTCTCGCGGGCTGCCATCCAACAGGCCGAGGCGCAGATCGGGCAAACCAAGACCGACATCGGCCGCTGCCTCGTTCGAGCGCCGGTCGACGGCAAGGTGTTGCAGGTCAACCTGCGGCCCGGTGAATACGTCGGCACCCCGCCCTCGCAAGCGCTGCTCTTGCTCGGCAGCGTTCACAATCTGAACGTCCGCGTGGATATCGACGAGAACGATATTCCCCGAGCCTATCCGTATTTCCGGCCGGGCGTGCCCGCGTTTGCCTCGCCGCGCGGCGACCCGAGCAAGCGGTTCCCGATGCGCTTCGTGCGCGTCGAACCCTACGTGATCCCGAAACAATCGCTCACCGGCGACAACACCGAGCGGGTCGACACGCGCGTATTGCAGGTGATCTACCAGGTCGACCGCGACGAACCGGGCTTGTTCGTCGGCATGCAAGTCGACGTATTTCTCGACACCAGCGGTGATGTGGACACTGCGCCGACCGATTCGCCTGCCATTCCGACCACGCCCCCAGAAGGCGCGGCCCAACCGTCGCAAGCGAAGCTCGCGCCGTCGTCCGTGAAGGGTGTTGTTCCCCCCGCGAAAAAAAGGAATCACCCGCTGCCGCAAGGAAACGGCGGCGCTCGCTGA
- a CDS encoding ABC transporter permease → MRWIALKMLVGDRAKYFGIVAGITFAALLIAQQLSIFCGLLLRTTSQLQDIAEADVWVMDPNVDYIDELKPMKEDYLQRVQGVPGVAWAVHFYKGQARLKLGNGKYQQAIVLGLDDATMVGAPTKIVLGSLADLRQPDAVIMDEEGYHYLWPRQPLRTGRLLEMNDHRAVLVGICRASRTFQTFPVLYTRYSLALQFIPQERRVMPFVLAAVKPGASAKRVCARIRQQTGLIAITRDDFAWKTISYYLKRTGIPINFGITVGLGFIVGCAIAGQTFYTFVLENQNQFGALKAMGVSNRRIVGMVLIQALVVGLIGYSLGVGLATLFGVATHNTEISFYMPWQILVGTAVSVGFIVAIASLISIYRVLVLEPAVVFRN, encoded by the coding sequence ATGAGATGGATCGCTCTGAAGATGCTCGTCGGCGATCGGGCCAAGTATTTTGGCATCGTCGCCGGGATCACGTTTGCCGCGCTGCTGATCGCACAGCAGCTTTCGATTTTTTGCGGCCTGCTGTTGCGCACCACGAGCCAATTGCAAGACATCGCCGAGGCCGATGTTTGGGTGATGGACCCGAACGTCGATTACATCGACGAATTGAAGCCGATGAAGGAAGATTATTTGCAGCGCGTGCAGGGAGTGCCCGGCGTGGCCTGGGCGGTGCACTTCTATAAGGGTCAGGCACGGCTGAAATTGGGCAACGGCAAATATCAGCAGGCGATCGTCTTGGGCCTCGACGACGCGACGATGGTCGGCGCACCGACAAAAATCGTGCTCGGTTCGCTTGCCGATCTGCGGCAGCCCGACGCCGTCATCATGGATGAAGAGGGTTATCATTATCTCTGGCCGCGCCAGCCGCTCCGCACCGGCCGACTGTTGGAAATGAACGACCATCGGGCCGTGTTGGTGGGCATTTGCCGTGCCTCGCGCACGTTTCAAACGTTTCCGGTGCTCTACACGCGCTATAGCCTCGCGCTGCAATTTATCCCGCAGGAGCGGCGCGTGATGCCGTTCGTGCTGGCAGCCGTCAAGCCCGGAGCGTCGGCGAAGCGAGTGTGTGCTCGAATTCGCCAACAAACAGGCCTGATCGCCATCACGCGCGACGATTTCGCCTGGAAAACGATTTCTTATTATCTCAAGCGCACTGGCATCCCGATCAATTTCGGCATCACGGTCGGGCTGGGATTCATCGTCGGTTGCGCGATTGCGGGGCAGACGTTTTATACATTCGTCCTCGAAAATCAAAATCAGTTCGGGGCGCTGAAGGCCATGGGCGTCAGCAATCGGCGGATTGTCGGCATGGTGCTCATTCAGGCGCTCGTGGTCGGGCTGATCGGCTATAGTTTGGGCGTGGGGCTGGCCACGCTATTCGGCGTGGCCACGCACAACACCGAAATATCGTTTTACATGCCGTGGCAGATCCTGGTCGGCACGGCCGTGAGCGTAGGATTCATCGTGGCGATCGCCAGCTTGATCAGCATCTATCGCGTGCTGGTGCTTGAGCCGGCCGTCGTGTTTCGGAATTGA
- a CDS encoding ABC transporter permease — protein sequence MHVERFFHKRGQLDGRAGMSWIALRMLIGNRGKYFAIVFGIAFACMLMAQQASIFVGLMRNTTSQIRDISGADIWVMDPSVEFVDDITPLSDDDLYRVRGVSGVAWAVPLYKGLAQAQFREGNFKQFIVLGLDDQTLVGAPPQMLLGSIGDLRSPDAVIIDEYGFRYLWPNQPLRIGETFEMNDTRAHIVGICRASPTFQTFPIVYTTYSQALRYSAQERRTLSFILAKAQSGVPVDEVCQRILQQTGRLALSQRNFAWMTITYYLRRTGIPINFGTTVLLGFIIGASIAGQTFHLFTISNLRHFAALKAMGLTNPRIIGMVLIQGFFVGLIGYGIGLGMTCGIEEILALRLKTIPMAADMVWQIPAGTAVAMALIVLVTSVFSLRRVLTLEPATAFR from the coding sequence ATGCATGTTGAACGATTCTTTCACAAGCGTGGGCAGTTGGACGGTCGTGCCGGCATGAGTTGGATTGCGCTACGGATGTTGATCGGAAACCGTGGCAAGTATTTCGCCATTGTTTTCGGGATCGCGTTCGCATGCATGCTGATGGCGCAGCAGGCGTCGATTTTCGTGGGCTTGATGCGCAATACCACGAGCCAAATCCGCGATATCAGCGGGGCCGACATCTGGGTGATGGATCCCAGCGTGGAATTCGTCGACGACATTACGCCGCTCTCGGACGATGATTTGTATCGCGTTCGCGGTGTCAGCGGCGTGGCCTGGGCCGTGCCGCTCTACAAAGGTCTGGCTCAGGCGCAGTTTCGCGAGGGAAATTTCAAGCAGTTCATCGTGCTGGGGCTCGACGATCAGACGTTGGTCGGCGCACCGCCGCAGATGCTCTTGGGCTCGATCGGCGATTTGCGCAGCCCCGATGCCGTGATCATCGACGAATACGGCTTCCGCTATCTCTGGCCAAATCAACCGCTGCGAATCGGCGAGACGTTCGAAATGAACGACACCCGGGCCCATATCGTCGGCATCTGCCGGGCATCGCCGACGTTTCAGACATTTCCCATCGTCTACACCACCTACAGCCAGGCGCTGCGCTATTCGGCGCAAGAGCGGCGCACGCTGTCGTTCATCCTGGCGAAAGCGCAGAGCGGAGTGCCGGTCGATGAAGTTTGCCAACGGATTTTGCAGCAGACCGGCCGGCTCGCGCTGTCGCAGCGCAACTTCGCTTGGATGACGATCACGTATTATTTGCGCCGCACGGGCATCCCGATCAATTTCGGCACCACCGTGTTGTTGGGCTTCATTATCGGGGCCTCGATCGCCGGGCAAACGTTTCATCTGTTTACGATCAGCAACCTGCGGCATTTCGCCGCACTCAAGGCAATGGGTTTGACAAACCCGCGGATCATCGGCATGGTTCTGATCCAGGGATTTTTCGTGGGACTGATCGGCTACGGAATCGGCTTGGGGATGACGTGCGGCATCGAAGAGATTCTGGCGCTGCGATTGAAAACGATTCCGATGGCCGCCGACATGGTGTGGCAAATCCCCGCCGGCACGGCTGTGGCGATGGCGCTGATCGTGCTCGTGACGTCGGTGTTCAGCCTCCGCCGCGTGCTGACACTCGAACCGGCGACGGCCTTCCGATGA
- the miaA gene encoding tRNA (adenosine(37)-N6)-dimethylallyltransferase MiaA: MLARLQECWFLSGPTASGKSAVANDLARRIGGEILSLDSMAVYRGLDIGTAKPPAAERQAVPHHLLDLVEPTEDFSVAQYIDAAERAVLEVLDRGRRPLFVGGSPLYLKALLRGLFDGPPADWDFRGELAEIARREGSAALHAQLAAVDLAAANRLHPNDTRRLIRALEVYHHTGQPISSMQTQFTAAGESGRRQVFVLDWPREQLHRRINDRVDAMFAAGWLDEARQFVDSGRALSRTASQAVGYRELLEHLAGERGFAETAELIKTRTRQFAKRQLTWLRSLTECRWIAVEQRIDPAAVAERIVVAAASGLQPARGGG, from the coding sequence ATGCTCGCCCGTCTCCAAGAATGTTGGTTTCTTTCCGGTCCGACGGCCTCCGGCAAGTCGGCGGTTGCGAACGATTTGGCGCGGCGGATCGGCGGCGAGATTCTTTCGCTCGATTCAATGGCCGTCTATCGCGGGCTCGATATCGGCACGGCCAAGCCACCGGCGGCCGAGCGGCAGGCGGTGCCGCATCATCTGCTCGATCTCGTCGAGCCGACCGAAGATTTCAGTGTTGCGCAATATATCGACGCGGCGGAGCGAGCGGTCCTGGAGGTTCTCGATCGTGGGCGACGGCCGCTGTTCGTCGGCGGCTCGCCGCTTTATCTCAAGGCATTGCTGCGGGGCCTGTTCGACGGGCCGCCGGCCGACTGGGACTTTCGCGGCGAACTGGCGGAGATCGCGCGGCGCGAAGGCTCCGCAGCGCTGCATGCTCAACTCGCGGCAGTCGATCTGGCCGCGGCGAATCGTCTCCATCCGAACGACACGCGCCGCTTGATCCGCGCCCTCGAGGTTTACCATCACACTGGCCAGCCGATCAGCAGCATGCAGACGCAATTTACGGCCGCCGGCGAAAGCGGGCGGCGGCAAGTGTTCGTGCTCGATTGGCCGCGCGAGCAATTGCACCGGCGGATCAACGACCGCGTCGATGCGATGTTCGCCGCCGGTTGGCTCGACGAAGCCCGACAATTCGTGGACAGCGGCCGAGCGCTTAGCCGAACCGCTTCGCAGGCGGTCGGATACCGCGAGCTTCTCGAGCACTTGGCCGGCGAACGCGGCTTTGCCGAAACCGCCGAATTGATAAAAACTCGCACACGCCAATTTGCGAAGCGGCAACTCACATGGCTGCGTAGCCTGACGGAATGCCGCTGGATCGCGGTGGAACAACGCATTGATCCGGCCGCCGTGGCCGAGCGGATCGTCGTCGCCGCGGCTTCGGGCTTGCAACCAGCGCGTGGCGGAGGCTGA
- a CDS encoding phosphoribosyl-ATP diphosphatase — protein MTDPEAHRLADLMATIEDRKANPPAKSYTTTLFAGGVQKIGAKITEEAAEVVEAAGEPDEAGRAHLIREAADLIYHLFVMLAQRDVRLAEVEAELARRSGTSGLDEKASRSKPQ, from the coding sequence ATGACCGACCCTGAAGCCCACCGCCTCGCCGACCTGATGGCCACGATCGAAGATCGCAAGGCCAACCCGCCCGCCAAATCGTATACGACGACGCTGTTCGCCGGCGGCGTGCAAAAGATCGGTGCGAAAATCACCGAAGAGGCGGCCGAGGTGGTCGAAGCGGCCGGCGAACCCGATGAAGCCGGCCGCGCGCACCTGATCCGCGAAGCGGCCGATTTGATCTACCATTTATTCGTGATGCTGGCCCAGCGCGACGTGCGGCTCGCGGAGGTAGAAGCCGAACTGGCCCGCCGCAGCGGCACCAGCGGCCTCGACGAAAAAGCCTCGCGTTCCAAACCGCAGTAG
- the hisG gene encoding ATP phosphoribosyltransferase — translation MNLRIGVPSKGRLAEIAEELLKQAGLHFRRTERSLFARCRELPVDITFLRTDDIPTLCAEGAIDLGITGADLIAESGADVATRLKLGMGNCRLAVCVPESSPITSASQLNGTRVATSFPHVTAQYLKSHGAEAHLVTLTGSVEIMIALGVADAIVDLVETGSTLAANQLRILDEIGRYETVLVQNHKAREKELADRVVRRLEGVVIARSYSLLEYNVPRKKLPQAEQITPGFNSPTISALEDPAWCAVKVMVHRGDVIRIMEQLETLGASAILETQITNCRL, via the coding sequence ATGAACCTTCGCATCGGTGTTCCCAGTAAAGGCCGGTTGGCCGAAATTGCCGAGGAATTGTTGAAACAGGCCGGGCTCCACTTTCGCCGCACCGAGCGAAGCCTCTTCGCGCGCTGCCGCGAGTTGCCGGTCGATATCACGTTTCTGCGCACCGACGATATTCCCACGCTTTGCGCCGAAGGGGCCATCGACCTCGGCATCACCGGCGCCGATCTGATCGCCGAAAGCGGCGCCGATGTCGCCACCCGGCTAAAACTGGGGATGGGAAATTGCCGCCTGGCTGTGTGCGTGCCGGAATCGAGCCCGATCACCAGCGCCAGCCAGTTGAACGGCACGCGGGTGGCCACGAGCTTTCCACACGTTACGGCCCAGTATCTAAAATCGCACGGCGCCGAAGCGCATCTGGTGACGCTCACCGGCAGCGTCGAGATCATGATCGCCCTCGGCGTCGCCGACGCGATTGTCGACCTCGTGGAAACGGGGAGCACGCTCGCGGCCAACCAATTGCGGATTCTCGACGAAATCGGCCGCTACGAAACGGTGCTTGTGCAGAACCACAAGGCGCGCGAAAAGGAACTGGCCGACCGCGTCGTGCGGCGATTGGAAGGGGTCGTGATCGCCCGCAGCTATTCGCTGTTGGAATACAATGTGCCGCGCAAAAAACTTCCCCAGGCCGAGCAGATCACGCCGGGCTTCAATTCGCCGACGATCAGCGCCCTCGAGGATCCGGCGTGGTGCGCGGTCAAGGTCATGGTCCATCGCGGCGACGTGATACGGATCATGGAGCAATTGGAAACGCTCGGCGCTTCGGCAATTCTTGAAACGCAGATCACGAACTGCCGGCTGTAG
- a CDS encoding amidohydrolase family protein: MLDDGEKLQPAGDSQKIFRARYAFPVAAPPIADAALTIDGSRIVAVGQWSASAAAKGGNVVDLGNAAILPGFVNAHTHLEFSDLPAPLGHAGIAFPDWIRAVVAYRRSRSDTDRREAVRRGLEESVRAGTAMLGEIATAGWPVDLLLGGASNPNHPATVVFLELLGLLPERTVANIAAAAEHVERQGTVGFSPHSPYTVNRTVIRYAAEVSRMAQIPLAMHIAESPEEMRLLATGDGPLRDLLQEFAAWDPAAIPPGARPIDYLRLLADADRALVIHGTYLDGEEIAYLAARSDRMAVVYCPRTHAYFPHAPYPLAKLLAAGVTVGLGTDSRASNPDLNLFEEIRFAAAHHSLPPEKILAAATLGGAKALGHDHQVGTLTPGKSADLAIVGLPNIEAEPHELLLDPRSAVTATIRAGQQIARDAKNTGG, encoded by the coding sequence ATGCTTGACGACGGCGAGAAATTGCAGCCGGCGGGCGACAGCCAGAAAATCTTCCGCGCCCGATACGCGTTTCCCGTCGCCGCCCCGCCGATTGCCGACGCGGCGCTGACGATCGATGGGTCCCGAATTGTCGCGGTCGGGCAATGGTCTGCGAGCGCCGCGGCCAAGGGCGGCAATGTCGTCGATCTCGGAAACGCCGCGATTCTGCCGGGATTCGTAAACGCGCACACGCATTTGGAATTCAGCGATTTACCGGCCCCGCTTGGCCACGCGGGCATCGCGTTTCCCGATTGGATTCGCGCGGTCGTCGCTTATCGCCGCAGCCGGAGCGATACCGACCGCCGCGAGGCGGTTCGCCGCGGCTTGGAAGAATCAGTCCGGGCGGGCACGGCGATGCTCGGCGAAATCGCGACGGCTGGCTGGCCGGTTGATTTGCTGCTTGGCGGCGCGTCGAACCCAAACCATCCGGCCACGGTCGTATTTCTCGAACTGCTTGGTTTACTACCGGAGCGAACGGTTGCGAACATCGCCGCTGCGGCGGAGCATGTGGAGCGGCAGGGCACCGTCGGTTTTAGCCCGCACTCGCCGTACACGGTCAACCGGACCGTGATTCGCTACGCGGCCGAGGTAAGTCGAATGGCCCAAATCCCGCTCGCGATGCACATCGCCGAATCGCCGGAAGAGATGCGATTGCTGGCGACGGGGGACGGGCCGTTGCGGGATTTACTGCAAGAATTTGCAGCCTGGGACCCGGCGGCAATTCCACCCGGTGCTCGACCGATCGATTATTTACGGCTGTTGGCCGACGCCGACCGCGCGCTGGTGATCCACGGCACGTATCTCGACGGCGAGGAGATCGCCTATCTTGCCGCCCGTTCGGATCGGATGGCGGTGGTCTACTGCCCGCGCACTCACGCCTATTTCCCGCACGCACCATATCCACTGGCGAAGCTGTTGGCCGCGGGCGTAACCGTGGGCTTGGGAACCGACAGCCGAGCGTCGAATCCCGATCTGAACTTGTTCGAAGAAATCCGCTTCGCGGCCGCACATCACTCGTTGCCGCCGGAGAAAATCTTGGCCGCCGCAACGCTCGGCGGCGCGAAGGCACTCGGCCACGATCACCAAGTCGGCACGCTCACGCCCGGCAAATCTGCCGATCTGGCAATCGTGGGCCTGCCAAATATCGAAGCCGAGCCGCACGAACTTCTGCTCGATCCTCGTTCCGCCGTGACCGCAACGATTCGCGCCGGCCAGCAAATCGCGCGAGATGCGAAAAACACCGGCGGCTAG
- a CDS encoding ABC transporter permease subunit/CPBP intramembrane protease, with product MSWTNVKLILFREVRDQLRDRRTLFMIAVLPLLLYPLLGMTFVQVAQFMQEHASRILVVDWTNVPGFPSLVDDDHFAPQWFDKSVDPDLLKVERKRTDELPAAKSQATIGEQSRQWMAVGNDDVVVYFPPDFSQRLKRFREELLRRDRTSAANLPSPEIPSPQIYWNSTKEKSEIAFNRVSQVVHRWQEAIAQQTLKDSNVPASAAQPFNVADTDIAEPSQRQAALWSKILPFVLLIWALTGAFYPAIDLCAGEKERGTLETLLSSPAERSEIVAGKMLTVMLFSMATSLLNLLSMGFTGLMVMGHIGSLGKVLGAGLGFPPWSAVAWMLVALVPVSALFSALCVALAVVARSTKEGQYYLMPLMMVAMPLLILPMAPGVDLTLGTSLIPLTGLVLLLRLLLEGEWRDALPMVLPVVAVTGTCCYIAVRWAVDQFNKESVLFRESERLDLRLWLKHTIRTRGATPTAAAAVVCGLLILVGGFFVGLLLPLPTTYSDAVVLVVVSMAIVVVPTVLMTGLFARDPAKTLLIRRTGWGAIAMAVLLAIALHPLSIALSYVLQAIYPPGKEVAALEAIFNLLIKNAKYAWLAPLLIGLLPAVCEEFAFRGFILSGLRHTGHKWRAILLSAFFFSVTHQVLQQSISAFIFGTMLAYIAVQTGSIWPGMLVHLIHNSLLWLQERYQGDLAELENLHPKLMPWIEGGIVLVAALATIGILAWFSRLRYQHTEEEVVEEAIAREAAEAVHA from the coding sequence TTGTCCTGGACCAACGTCAAACTGATTCTGTTTCGCGAGGTTCGCGATCAGTTGCGCGACCGGCGCACGCTGTTCATGATCGCCGTGCTGCCGCTGTTGCTCTATCCGCTGCTGGGGATGACGTTCGTGCAGGTCGCGCAGTTCATGCAAGAGCATGCCAGTCGGATTCTGGTGGTCGATTGGACCAACGTGCCCGGGTTTCCATCGCTCGTGGACGACGACCACTTCGCGCCGCAATGGTTCGACAAAAGCGTCGATCCCGATTTGCTGAAAGTGGAGCGCAAGCGGACCGATGAGCTACCGGCCGCCAAATCGCAGGCGACGATCGGCGAGCAGAGTCGTCAATGGATGGCCGTCGGCAACGACGATGTGGTGGTTTATTTTCCGCCCGATTTTTCGCAGCGGCTCAAGCGATTTCGCGAAGAGTTATTGCGTCGCGATCGAACGAGCGCCGCGAACCTTCCCTCTCCGGAAATTCCCTCGCCGCAGATTTATTGGAATTCGACGAAAGAGAAATCGGAAATCGCATTCAACCGCGTGAGCCAGGTGGTCCACCGTTGGCAAGAGGCGATTGCCCAGCAAACGCTCAAAGACAGCAATGTGCCGGCGTCGGCAGCGCAACCGTTTAACGTCGCCGACACCGATATTGCCGAGCCGAGCCAACGCCAAGCCGCCCTGTGGTCGAAAATATTGCCGTTCGTGCTGCTGATTTGGGCCCTGACCGGAGCCTTTTATCCGGCCATCGATCTTTGCGCCGGCGAAAAAGAACGCGGAACGCTCGAAACCTTGCTCTCCAGCCCTGCCGAACGCTCGGAGATCGTCGCCGGCAAAATGCTCACCGTCATGCTGTTCAGCATGGCCACGTCGCTTTTGAATCTGCTCAGCATGGGATTCACGGGATTGATGGTGATGGGCCATATCGGCTCGCTGGGCAAGGTGCTCGGGGCGGGATTGGGCTTCCCTCCATGGTCGGCCGTGGCCTGGATGCTCGTCGCACTGGTGCCAGTGTCGGCCCTGTTCAGCGCCCTATGCGTCGCACTGGCCGTGGTCGCTCGCAGCACGAAAGAGGGGCAATACTATCTGATGCCGCTCATGATGGTGGCCATGCCGCTGTTGATTTTGCCGATGGCGCCGGGAGTCGATCTGACGCTGGGCACCAGCTTGATTCCGCTCACCGGATTGGTGCTGCTGCTGCGTCTGTTGCTGGAAGGCGAATGGCGCGACGCGCTGCCGATGGTGTTGCCGGTCGTGGCGGTGACCGGCACGTGTTGCTATATCGCGGTGCGTTGGGCAGTGGATCAATTCAACAAGGAGAGCGTGCTGTTCCGCGAAAGCGAACGGCTCGATTTGCGTCTCTGGCTAAAACACACGATTCGCACCCGCGGCGCCACGCCCACCGCCGCGGCCGCCGTCGTTTGCGGGCTGCTGATTCTCGTCGGCGGATTCTTTGTCGGGCTGCTGCTGCCGCTGCCGACGACCTATTCCGATGCGGTCGTGCTGGTCGTCGTTAGCATGGCGATTGTCGTCGTACCGACGGTGCTGATGACGGGGCTGTTTGCTCGCGATCCGGCCAAGACGCTATTGATTCGCCGCACCGGTTGGGGAGCGATTGCAATGGCGGTGTTGCTGGCCATCGCGCTGCATCCGCTGTCGATCGCGCTGAGTTATGTTTTGCAGGCGATCTACCCGCCGGGCAAAGAGGTGGCGGCGCTCGAGGCCATTTTTAACTTGTTGATCAAGAATGCGAAATATGCGTGGCTCGCGCCGTTGCTGATCGGGCTGTTGCCGGCCGTGTGCGAAGAATTCGCGTTTCGCGGTTTTATTCTCTCCGGCCTGCGGCATACGGGGCACAAATGGCGAGCGATTCTGCTTAGCGCATTTTTCTTCTCCGTCACCCATCAAGTGCTCCAGCAATCCATTTCCGCCTTCATCTTCGGAACCATGCTCGCCTATATCGCCGTGCAAACCGGCAGCATCTGGCCCGGCATGCTCGTGCATCTGATCCACAACTCGCTGTTGTGGCTGCAAGAGCGATATCAAGGCGATCTCGCCGAGTTGGAAAATCTCCATCCGAAGCTCATGCCGTGGATCGAAGGGGGCATCGTGCTGGTCGCCGCATTGGCGACAATCGGAATCCTGGCTTGGTTCAGCAGGCTTCGCTATCAGCACACCGAGGAAGAAGTGGTCGAGGAAGCGATTGCCCGCGAAGCTGCCGAGGCGGTGCATGCTTGA